A region from the Clostridium beijerinckii genome encodes:
- a CDS encoding RNA pseudouridine synthase: MDKNVFIVDEKDQGTRIDKYLSGVFVDKSRSFIQGLIEKDSIKVNNKIPKSNYKLKAFDEIEAIFKEPEILKVDAEEIPLDILYEDKDVIVVNKAQGMVVHPAPGNYNGTLVNALLFHCTDLSSINGVIRPGIVHRIDKDTSGVLVVAKNDESHNRLSEQLKDHSMKREYYALVEGRIKNEIGTIDKPIARNKRDRLKMGIVEDGKRAVTHYEVIERYNGFTLIKCILETGRTHQIRVHMASIGFPLVGDPLYGFKKQRFKLKGQMLHAKTLGFVHPTKNKYVEFTTELPEYFEVIIDKLRNELI; encoded by the coding sequence ATGGATAAAAATGTTTTTATAGTTGATGAAAAAGATCAAGGAACAAGAATTGATAAATATTTGTCTGGAGTTTTTGTTGATAAATCAAGATCGTTTATTCAAGGACTTATTGAAAAGGATAGCATCAAGGTTAATAATAAAATTCCTAAAAGTAATTATAAATTAAAGGCTTTTGATGAGATTGAAGCAATATTTAAAGAACCTGAAATATTAAAGGTAGATGCAGAAGAAATACCTTTAGATATATTATATGAAGATAAAGATGTAATAGTTGTTAATAAAGCGCAAGGAATGGTTGTACATCCTGCACCTGGTAACTACAATGGCACATTAGTAAATGCATTGCTTTTTCACTGCACTGATTTATCTAGTATAAACGGAGTAATAAGACCTGGAATAGTTCATCGAATTGATAAGGATACATCAGGTGTGTTAGTTGTTGCTAAAAATGATGAATCTCATAACAGACTTTCAGAACAATTGAAAGATCATTCAATGAAACGAGAATATTATGCTTTAGTTGAAGGAAGAATTAAAAATGAAATTGGAACTATTGATAAACCAATTGCAAGGAATAAAAGAGACAGATTAAAGATGGGAATTGTAGAGGATGGAAAGAGAGCAGTAACACATTATGAAGTTATAGAAAGATATAATGGTTTTACCTTAATAAAATGCATACTAGAAACTGGTAGAACACATCAAATAAGGGTACACATGGCATCAATTGGTTTTCCATTAGTTGGAGATCCTCTGTATGGCTTCAAAAAGCAAAGATTCAAGTTAAAAGGTCAAATGTTACATGCTAAGACTTTAGGATTTGTTCATCCAACAAAAAATAAATATGTTGAATTTACTACGGAATTACCAGAATATTTTGAGGTGATAATAGATAAATTAAGAAATGAGCTTATTTGA
- a CDS encoding motility protein A: MDIMTILGLVIAFGSIILGYLLAHGSLFALLKLTSGLIVIGGTLGATAVSFPSKTIKKMPKVIGLAFKKKEFNLGQHISYFKEISLKTRRDGLLSLESELYGPDLDPFAKKGLQMVVDGIEPSSVKSILNTKLENLASRHDDCIEMFSAAGGYAPTMGIVGTVTSLVIVLANLNDPSSMGGEIASAFVATLYGLGSANLFWLPIASKLKEINKAEIIEKEMIIEAVLLIQEGVNPNTLVSKLVGYLTEDEAKLLEEI, translated from the coding sequence ATGGACATTATGACAATTTTAGGTTTAGTAATTGCATTTGGATCTATAATATTAGGTTATTTATTAGCACATGGTTCATTATTTGCGTTACTTAAATTGACATCAGGACTAATAGTTATAGGAGGAACACTTGGAGCAACTGCAGTTTCCTTTCCTTCAAAAACAATAAAAAAGATGCCAAAGGTAATAGGACTAGCTTTCAAAAAGAAGGAATTTAATTTGGGACAACATATCTCCTATTTTAAAGAAATTTCACTTAAGACTAGAAGAGATGGACTCTTAAGTCTAGAATCCGAATTATATGGTCCAGATTTAGATCCTTTTGCAAAAAAAGGACTTCAAATGGTTGTTGATGGTATAGAACCATCATCAGTAAAAAGCATTTTAAATACAAAATTAGAGAATCTTGCTTCAAGACATGATGATTGTATTGAAATGTTTTCGGCTGCGGGTGGATATGCTCCTACTATGGGTATTGTCGGAACAGTAACAAGTTTGGTTATAGTACTTGCTAATTTAAATGACCCATCTTCAATGGGAGGTGAAATTGCTTCTGCCTTTGTGGCAACATTATATGGACTTGGTAGTGCAAATCTTTTTTGGCTTCCTATTGCTAGTAAATTAAAGGAAATTAATAAGGCAGAAATTATTGAAAAAGAAATGATTATTGAAGCAGTACTTCTCATTCAAGAAGGAGTTAATCCAAATACCTTAGTAAGTAAACTTGTTGGCTACTTGACTGAAGATGAAGCTAAACTATTAGAAGAAATTTAA
- a CDS encoding IS4 family transposase → MDKLANRSVFRKLIKLIDGNIGRKLRKANNEYKYSKCYTGRDHILTMLFLQISGCDGLRDINAKYKNSSKISKDFNMPSYSQISRLNKSKSSDLFRNVFEELLVKADKEMNSLVKIKNFKDIKIIDSSVVSIGKGLAPELYYEDEKSAVRISTLLSFETKLPDKISIRPAKVGERSCIDGYVNSEKNIYLFDKGYFKYSWYDEMSHDNYKFITRQQSNSVTEEYLSIYTGIDNLYDYIVTMGSDYSKNKTKYKYREILYFTKDSDEEFRLVTNIFDMPAEDIVSLYKKRWDIELFFKWIKQHLTIKKWVGRTLNAISIQIYSALIIYILLLLIKYRFKSNLSTFDVLRKFQANILERYALRNILLP, encoded by the coding sequence ATGGATAAACTTGCAAATAGAAGTGTGTTTAGAAAATTAATTAAACTTATTGATGGGAATATTGGAAGAAAATTAAGAAAAGCGAATAATGAATATAAATACTCAAAGTGCTATACAGGTCGGGATCATATTCTAACAATGTTGTTTTTACAAATCTCCGGCTGTGATGGATTAAGAGATATTAATGCTAAATATAAAAATTCATCTAAGATAAGTAAGGATTTCAACATGCCAAGTTATTCCCAAATATCTAGATTAAATAAGAGTAAGTCATCAGATTTATTTAGAAATGTTTTCGAAGAATTATTGGTAAAAGCTGATAAAGAAATGAATTCTTTAGTTAAAATAAAGAACTTTAAAGATATTAAAATAATAGATTCATCAGTAGTTAGTATAGGCAAGGGCTTAGCCCCTGAACTCTATTATGAAGATGAAAAATCTGCTGTTAGAATTAGTACTCTTTTATCATTTGAAACTAAGTTACCTGATAAAATTAGCATCCGCCCTGCTAAAGTAGGAGAACGTAGTTGTATTGACGGTTATGTTAATTCGGAGAAAAATATATATTTATTTGATAAGGGATATTTTAAGTATTCTTGGTATGATGAAATGAGTCATGATAATTATAAATTTATCACAAGACAACAAAGCAACTCTGTTACGGAGGAGTATTTGTCCATTTATACTGGAATAGATAATCTATATGATTATATTGTTACAATGGGGTCTGATTATAGTAAAAATAAAACTAAATATAAATATAGAGAGATTCTATATTTTACTAAGGACTCCGACGAAGAATTCCGTTTAGTTACTAACATATTCGATATGCCAGCTGAAGATATAGTATCTCTCTATAAAAAGCGTTGGGATATTGAGTTATTCTTTAAATGGATAAAACAACATCTGACTATTAAAAAATGGGTTGGAAGAACCCTTAACGCAATATCCATACAAATATATAGTGCCCTTATTATCTATATTTTATTACTTTTAATAAAATATAGATTTAAAAGTAATTTAAGCACTTTTGATGTGCTCCGAAAGTTTCAGGCTAATATATTAGAAAGATATGCTCTAAGGAATATTTTGTTACCGTGA
- a CDS encoding bifunctional pyr operon transcriptional regulator/uracil phosphoribosyltransferase PyrR yields the protein MKLKAILLDEKAINRTLIRVSHEIIERNKGVEDLVLLGIKTRGYPLAKRIANYIKGIEGKEVPVGSVDITLYRDDLTILNENIEVRNLDLGLEIKDKKIVIIDDVLYTCRTARAAIDAIIDVSRPTAIQLAVLIDRGHKELPIRADYVGKNIPTSKNEIVAVSLMETDGEDSVKIYDSNDNE from the coding sequence ATGAAATTAAAAGCAATTCTATTAGATGAGAAAGCTATAAATAGAACATTAATAAGGGTTTCTCATGAAATAATAGAAAGAAATAAAGGGGTAGAGGATTTAGTTTTGCTTGGAATTAAGACTCGAGGCTACCCACTTGCAAAAAGAATTGCAAATTATATTAAAGGAATTGAAGGAAAAGAAGTTCCAGTTGGTTCTGTAGATATAACATTATATAGAGATGATTTAACTATTTTAAATGAGAATATAGAGGTCAGAAATTTAGATTTGGGACTTGAAATAAAAGATAAAAAAATAGTTATTATAGATGATGTCTTATATACATGTAGAACAGCAAGAGCTGCAATAGATGCTATTATAGACGTAAGTAGACCTACAGCTATTCAATTAGCAGTTCTAATAGATAGAGGCCATAAAGAATTACCTATTAGAGCAGATTATGTAGGTAAAAATATTCCTACATCTAAAAATGAAATTGTAGCAGTTTCATTAATGGAAACTGATGGAGAAGATTCAGTTAAAATATATGATTCAAATGACAATGAATAA
- a CDS encoding RNA-binding protein produces the protein MKDKISKYFTDDKNEALNLYERYLLSKNKDIPMFGKNFYTPNIWTWFEKNLGSKDFKVETNGFFQDAERRMISFNNVYDNTFPMKLIKIENTSKFLNLTHRDFLGGILSLGIERNKIGDLLVDKNTCYVAVCEEIENFIIYNIDKISKVVCSAEVIDNFELLPKVNFKEEIILVSSLRIDGVISKIINVSRSNATAMIEQGQVLINYVKIKDKSYELKGEERITIRGFGKFILGNSIGNSKSGRIKIIIKKYT, from the coding sequence ATGAAAGACAAAATCAGTAAATATTTTACTGATGATAAAAATGAAGCATTAAACCTGTATGAGAGATATCTATTATCTAAAAACAAAGATATACCTATGTTTGGGAAAAATTTTTATACACCCAATATATGGACTTGGTTTGAAAAAAATTTAGGTAGTAAGGATTTTAAAGTTGAAACTAATGGTTTTTTTCAAGATGCAGAAAGAAGAATGATTTCTTTTAATAATGTATATGATAATACATTTCCAATGAAGTTGATAAAGATTGAGAATACATCGAAATTTTTAAACCTTACACATAGAGACTTTTTAGGTGGAATATTATCACTTGGGATAGAAAGAAATAAAATTGGTGATTTGCTGGTAGATAAAAATACATGTTATGTAGCAGTATGTGAAGAAATAGAAAATTTTATTATATATAACATTGATAAGATTTCTAAAGTTGTTTGTAGTGCAGAAGTGATTGATAATTTTGAACTTCTTCCTAAAGTTAATTTTAAAGAAGAAATTATTTTAGTTTCTTCTTTAAGAATTGACGGGGTTATTTCTAAAATTATAAATGTATCTAGATCAAATGCTACAGCAATGATAGAGCAAGGTCAAGTGCTTATAAATTACGTTAAGATAAAAGATAAAAGTTATGAACTTAAAGGTGAAGAAAGAATTACCATAAGAGGTTTTGGAAAATTTATTTTAGGTAATTCTATTGGGAATAGCAAAAGTGGAAGAATAAAAATTATTATTAAAAAATATACATAA
- a CDS encoding cell division protein DivIVA: protein MKLTPMDINNKEFKKGLRGYHSDEVDEFLDEVVENYEELYKENANLKEKLANLNEKLDHYSKLENTIQNTLFLAQNAAEQAKNSAQKEAELMLKNANESAQKLMDKSHSDVIKINDEYEQVKQEFIKFRAKYRNFMNTQLETFDDLEKDFVKNYNVSDPIEDDEVIQEEIIEKKINLVNEADEKEEKFQDLQESNSLNDELNEIKSFFVQGD from the coding sequence ATGAAATTAACACCAATGGATATAAACAACAAGGAATTTAAAAAGGGATTAAGAGGATATCATTCGGATGAGGTTGATGAATTTTTAGATGAAGTAGTGGAAAATTATGAAGAACTTTATAAGGAAAACGCAAACTTAAAAGAAAAACTTGCTAATTTAAATGAAAAATTAGATCACTATTCGAAACTTGAAAATACTATACAGAATACATTGTTTCTTGCACAAAATGCAGCAGAGCAAGCGAAAAATTCAGCACAAAAAGAAGCAGAATTAATGCTAAAAAATGCAAATGAATCTGCTCAAAAGCTTATGGATAAATCACATAGTGATGTTATCAAAATAAATGATGAATATGAACAAGTTAAACAAGAATTTATTAAATTCAGAGCAAAATATAGAAATTTTATGAATACACAATTAGAAACATTTGATGATTTAGAGAAAGACTTTGTTAAAAATTACAATGTTTCAGATCCTATAGAAGATGATGAAGTAATCCAAGAAGAAATAATAGAGAAAAAAATAAATTTAGTAAATGAGGCAGATGAAAAGGAAGAAAAGTTCCAAGACTTGCAAGAAAGTAATTCATTAAATGATGAATTAAATGAAATAAAGAGTTTTTTTGTTCAAGGGGATTAG
- a CDS encoding chemotaxis protein MotB, with product MKRIKKEKDNSERWMLSYLDFITLLMIFFLMMFAISTVDNKKSEALANSLKVGFNSGNGENIIAISDDSNSPPVIVDDEALTAAAEEEKLTEVKKKVDELVNNSELKGSVTTSIQERGLLISFNDSVFFNSGEANIKSDWQGKLNSISKVLNGIDNYIRVEGHTDNVAINTDYFHSNWQLSSVRAANVVEFLITQGSVSPGRLSSVGYGEYRPIKSNDTEEGKSSNRRVDIVILNTKFNNSETSTQ from the coding sequence ATGAAGAGAATAAAAAAGGAAAAAGATAATTCTGAGAGATGGATGCTTTCTTACTTAGATTTCATAACATTACTTATGATTTTCTTTTTAATGATGTTTGCAATCTCCACTGTTGACAATAAAAAATCTGAAGCACTTGCAAATTCATTAAAGGTGGGCTTCAATTCTGGAAATGGTGAAAATATAATAGCAATATCTGATGATTCTAATTCTCCACCTGTAATAGTAGACGATGAAGCACTTACAGCAGCTGCTGAAGAAGAAAAATTAACTGAAGTAAAAAAGAAAGTCGATGAACTTGTAAACAATTCCGAACTGAAAGGAAGTGTTACTACATCAATTCAAGAGAGAGGCCTTTTGATAAGTTTTAATGATAGTGTATTCTTTAATAGTGGTGAGGCCAACATTAAGTCTGACTGGCAGGGTAAATTAAACTCTATATCAAAAGTTTTGAATGGAATTGATAATTATATACGTGTTGAAGGACATACCGATAATGTTGCCATTAACACAGACTACTTCCATTCAAATTGGCAACTTTCATCAGTAAGAGCCGCAAATGTTGTTGAGTTCTTAATTACTCAAGGTAGTGTTAGTCCTGGAAGATTATCATCTGTAGGATATGGAGAATATAGACCTATTAAAAGTAATGATACTGAAGAAGGAAAATCTTCAAATAGGCGGGTTGATATCGTAATATTAAATACTAAGTTTAATAACTCTGAAACTTCAACACAATAA